A stretch of the Mycobacteroides immunogenum genome encodes the following:
- a CDS encoding AMP-binding protein encodes MILQRIGNRGIKLGTLFERAARRYPANTLTLDHRPSLAPQLEGTATIAAVAAAVDDIARRLRAAGVVPGEKLVIHKSDGFDITLAACAAARVGAVPVLLSPKLDGQTVATLIARVGNPALLTDAAKLDGELAGQSIADITSRILLAEGEHPQAVTLSGLTPAAPAPAVIPSPHDPALITHTSGTTGVPKLAVHTNFTFEARYRPQAAVAALVRRREPIVIHVSFVHSRLVTALAIAILRGFPVVVLVDDEPEHAAEIFLRVKPGILEAHPNTFINWEALAEDPRRPLASVKYFSSTFDAIHPRTVRTLLSASQRRRPLFGQLYGQSEVGPIVARGFSRFRSADSDGRCVGYPFPGMTDVRIVSRNGQPPSPDNPGYIEVRTDGRIRTYLGEQERYEKQLDDGWWRMGDVGYRTRWGCIHLLDREVDLIEGFGSTLAAEDRLFLAVDELTEVIIVSGPNGLAQPVVCTKNDVPLNRNAWDAAAAQLPPMAPPLQLRLDELPQTATTKIKRLELSARIGAGAF; translated from the coding sequence ATGATACTGCAGCGCATAGGAAACCGTGGCATCAAGCTCGGCACGCTCTTCGAGCGCGCTGCCCGCCGGTACCCGGCCAACACCCTCACCCTGGACCACCGGCCGTCGTTGGCTCCGCAATTGGAGGGCACCGCGACCATCGCGGCGGTGGCAGCTGCCGTTGATGACATCGCGCGGCGGCTGCGTGCCGCCGGAGTTGTCCCCGGGGAGAAACTCGTCATCCACAAGTCGGACGGCTTCGACATCACGCTGGCGGCATGTGCCGCGGCGCGCGTGGGTGCGGTACCAGTGCTGTTGTCCCCCAAGCTGGATGGCCAGACGGTGGCCACCCTGATCGCACGCGTCGGTAACCCGGCGCTGCTGACCGACGCGGCCAAGCTCGACGGAGAGTTGGCCGGTCAGTCCATCGCCGACATCACGTCACGCATCCTGCTCGCCGAGGGCGAGCACCCTCAGGCCGTGACGCTCTCGGGGTTGACGCCCGCCGCGCCGGCCCCCGCGGTCATCCCCAGCCCGCACGACCCCGCGCTCATTACGCACACCTCCGGCACCACCGGCGTGCCCAAGCTGGCCGTGCACACCAACTTCACCTTCGAGGCAAGGTACCGCCCGCAGGCCGCCGTCGCCGCGCTGGTGCGCCGGCGCGAACCCATCGTCATCCACGTTTCTTTCGTGCATTCCAGGCTGGTGACCGCACTGGCCATCGCGATTCTGCGCGGTTTCCCGGTTGTGGTGCTGGTTGACGACGAGCCCGAGCACGCCGCGGAGATCTTCTTGCGCGTCAAGCCTGGAATCCTTGAGGCTCACCCGAACACGTTCATCAATTGGGAGGCGCTGGCCGAAGACCCGCGCCGCCCGCTGGCCTCGGTGAAGTACTTCAGCAGCACCTTCGACGCGATTCATCCGCGCACGGTGCGCACGCTGCTGTCCGCCTCGCAGCGTCGGCGCCCGCTGTTCGGGCAGCTCTATGGCCAAAGCGAGGTCGGGCCCATTGTGGCCCGCGGTTTCAGCCGGTTCCGCTCCGCCGACTCCGACGGGCGGTGCGTCGGCTATCCGTTCCCGGGCATGACCGATGTGCGGATCGTGTCGCGTAACGGTCAGCCGCCGTCACCGGATAACCCCGGTTACATCGAGGTACGCACCGACGGGCGGATTCGTACTTACCTGGGTGAGCAGGAGCGTTACGAGAAGCAGCTCGACGACGGCTGGTGGCGGATGGGCGATGTGGGCTACCGGACCCGCTGGGGCTGCATCCACCTGCTTGATCGCGAGGTCGATCTCATCGAGGGCTTCGGCAGCACCTTGGCGGCCGAGGATCGTTTGTTCCTGGCCGTCGATGAGCTCACCGAGGTGATCATCGTCTCCGGCCCTAATGGACTTGCCCAGCCCGTGGTGTGCACGAAAAACGATGTGCCGCTCAACCGTAACGCCTGGGATGCGGCAGCAGCGCAGCTGCCGCCGATGGCGCCGCCGCTACAGCTGCGCCTTGATGAGCTTCCGCAGACGGCCACCACGAAGATCAAGAGACTGGAACTGTCGGCACGTATCGGAGCGGGGGCCTTCTGA
- a CDS encoding FAD-dependent monooxygenase has translation MSRLIVIGGGIGGLAVALTAAASGNEVVVLERAREFAEIGAGIQLAPNGLHALELLGLGGKIADIGVRVDSLRLFDATVDRLINTMSLGADYQHRFNSPYLVVHRAELHRILVSACEADSRIELRSRSEVFGYQQDAAGVRALLAGGSSVEGDGLVGADGINSTIRRTLLADGEPRVAGITVYRTTVPIDKVGQSLQSNSVTWWTGPGCHLVTYPIAGGSLLNLAASRTDGATEAFSGVSVSEARVLHELAPLRGTARSLLELGRDWRSWALVDRDPVRQWSDGRVVLLGDAAHPMLHYAAQGASQALEDAVVFGALIGADPDRIPGRFARFAEARRDRTADVTLAARASIGIWHAAGDAAMERNEKLGAMRDSDLHEALAWMHGDTDFGLAAVTSTAGVR, from the coding sequence ATGAGCCGGCTCATCGTGATCGGCGGCGGCATCGGCGGGTTAGCCGTCGCGTTGACCGCTGCCGCCTCGGGTAACGAGGTGGTGGTGCTGGAGCGGGCTCGTGAATTCGCTGAAATCGGGGCAGGAATCCAGCTTGCTCCCAACGGATTACATGCACTTGAGCTGTTGGGTCTGGGCGGCAAGATCGCAGACATCGGCGTGCGGGTGGACTCGCTGCGGTTGTTCGACGCCACCGTCGACCGCTTGATCAACACCATGAGTCTGGGTGCGGATTACCAGCACCGATTCAACAGCCCCTACCTGGTTGTGCATCGCGCGGAGCTGCACCGAATTCTGGTCAGTGCGTGCGAGGCGGATAGCCGCATCGAACTGCGGAGCCGCAGCGAGGTATTCGGATACCAACAGGATGCCGCGGGAGTGCGCGCTTTGCTTGCAGGCGGCAGCAGTGTCGAAGGTGACGGCCTCGTCGGAGCCGACGGCATCAATTCGACCATCCGGCGCACCCTGCTTGCCGATGGCGAACCTCGGGTCGCCGGGATAACCGTCTACCGCACCACGGTGCCCATCGACAAGGTCGGCCAGAGCCTGCAATCCAACTCGGTCACCTGGTGGACCGGGCCGGGATGCCACCTGGTGACCTATCCGATCGCCGGCGGTTCACTGCTCAACCTGGCGGCCAGCCGCACCGACGGTGCTACGGAGGCGTTCTCGGGAGTCTCGGTCAGTGAGGCCCGGGTGCTCCACGAGTTGGCACCGTTGCGCGGGACCGCTCGCAGCCTGCTCGAGCTGGGCCGGGACTGGAGGTCCTGGGCGCTCGTGGACCGTGACCCGGTGCGGCAGTGGTCCGACGGGCGCGTGGTGCTGCTGGGGGATGCGGCGCACCCCATGCTGCACTACGCGGCGCAGGGCGCCAGTCAGGCGCTCGAGGACGCTGTGGTGTTCGGCGCGCTGATCGGTGCCGACCCCGATCGCATCCCGGGCCGATTCGCCCGATTTGCCGAAGCGCGGCGCGACCGCACCGCAGATGTGACGCTGGCGGCCCGCGCCAGTATCGGCATCTGGCACGCCGCAGGGGACGCGGCCATGGAACGTAACGAAAAGCTGGGCGCCATGCGTGATTCAGATCTGCATGAGGCGCTGGCCTGGATGCACGGCGACACCGACTTCGGGTTGGCCGCGGTGACGTCGACGGCGGGGGTGCGATAG